The genomic region GGATCATCGCCTCGCTCTCGGAGCTGGGGCTGGTCAACCGCATGGCCCATCCCGACGACGGCCGCCAGATCCTGGTCTCGGTGTCTCCCGCGGGGATCGACCTCATCGAGGACGAACGCCGCGCCACCCAGGAGTGGCTGCTGACGCGGCTGTCTCACCTCGGTGCCGAGCAGCGCGCCACGCTGCTGCAGGCCGCCGAGCTGATGACCGCACTCGTCGACGAAACAGCGTGAGCCCCGACGTAATCGACGTCGCCGATCCATCCGATCCGCGACTCGACGATTTTCGCGACCTCAACAGCGTCGACCGCAGGCCCGACCTGCCCTCCGGCAAGGGGCTGGTCATCGCCGAGGGTGTGCTGGTGGTGCAGCGGATGCTGGCGTCCCGGTTCACCCCGCGCGCGATGATGGGCACCGACCGGCGGCTGCAGGAGCTGGCCGACGACCTGCGCGACGTACCCGCCCCCTACTACCGCGTCGACGCCGACGTGATGGCCGAGGTGGTGGGCTTTCACCTCAACCGCGGGGTGCTGGCTTCGGCGTCGCGGCCCGCCGAACTGTCGGTGGCCGACGTGCTCGACGGCGCCCGCACCCTGGCGGTGCTCGAAGGGGTCAACGACCACGAGAACCTCGGCTCGATCTTCCGCAACGCCGCCGGCCTCGGGGTCGACGCGGTGGTGTTCGGCGCCGGATGCGCCGACCCGCTGTACCGCCGCGCCGTGCGGGTGTCGATGGGCCACGCGCTGCTGGTGCCCTACGCCAAGGCCACATCCTGGCCGGCGGAGCTGGAGTTGTTGCGCGACAACGGGTTCCGGATCCTGGCGATGACGCCGGCGCCGACCGCGCGCACGCTGGCCGACGCCATCGCCGAGGTCGGTGATGACAAGGTGGCGTTCGTCGTGGGCGCCGAGGGGCCCGGGCTGACCGAGCGCACGATGCGGGCCGCCGACATGCGGGTGCGCATCCCGATGTCGCGCGGCACCGACTCGCTCAACGTCGCCACCGCGGCGGCGCTGGCGTTCTACGAGCGGGTCAGGGCCGATTAGGCTCGCGGACGATGACCGACGATTCGACGCCTTGGGCGATGGGGCTGACGGTGGCGGCGTTCGTGGCCGCCATCGTCGGGGCCGCCGTCGTGGTGCTTAGCCTCGGGCTGATGCGGGTGCACCCACTGCTGGCGGTGGGGCTCAACTTCGTCGCGGTCGGCGGCCTGGCACCGACGGTGTGGGGCTGGCGTCAGCGCCCGGTGTGGCGCTGGTTCGTGCTCGGATCCGGCGTCGGGGTGGCCGTCGCCTGGCTGGTGGTGTTCGCGAGCTTTCTGAGCGGCTGACGTCGGCGCTCAGCGCTGGCCGCTGGACCGCACGCCGAGCAGCACGTCCTCCCACGCCGGCACGGCCGGGCGGGCCTTGGCCTTGCGGGCGCGCGCCGGCTTCGGCTTGGGCGCCGGCTCGGGTTCGGGCTCGGGTGCCGGCTCCGGTTCCGGTTGCGCCTGCGGCGCGGCCTGCTGCACCGGCGTCTCGATCGGCAGCGTCGGCTCGGCCTCGGCGACCGGTTCGACAGCGGGTTCAGGCTCCGGCTCGGGCAGCGCCGCGACCGGGCGCAACGGCCGGCTGAAGTTCGGGTCGAGCAGTTCGCGGGCGGCGTCGTCGAACGCGGTGACCGTGCCGCCGTGCGAGCCCGGGGTGTAGCGGAAGTGCGCGACGTTGTCGGTGTGGCCGGCCTTCCACGCCAGCTGCACCGTCCAGCGGCCGTCCTCGTTGCGCCACGCGTCCCAGCTGGTGGCGTCCGGGTCCAGGCCGCGCGCGATCATCGCCGTCGTCACCGTCTCCAGCAGCGTCAGCACCGACGGGCCGTCGGCCAGCACCGGGTGCGCGGCGGTGGCCAGCTCGGCGGCGCGGGCACGCTCCAGCAGCACCGGGTGGGCGAACCGCTCCACCCGGCCCACGTCGACGCCGGCCATCTGGGCCACCTGCTCGACGGACGCGCCTGCGCGAATCCGGGCCTGGATCTCCTTCGGGCGCAACACGTTCGGCGTCTCCGTCTCGGTGGACGGCGAGCTCGGGGCGACCTTGTCGCCGCGCACCGCGGCCCGCAGCCGGTCGTCGGGACGCAGGATGAACTTCTCGCCGGAACCGTCGGCCTCGCAGATGATTCGCCTACCGTCCACGTCGAGTCCGACGACCCTGAGTTCTCGCATGCCGACCTCCTCCGGGCTAGCGCCAAGCCCGATCACTCCGACACTAGTGCGTTATCGGCTTGTTACCTGGTAGGGACACGCGGCCGAGCTAAAGCCGCTCTGGACCCTCGGTCGCGGCTAAAGCCGCTCTGGACCCTCGGTCGCGGCTAAAGCCGCTCTGGACCCTCGGTCGCGGCTAAAGCCGCTCTGGACCCTCGGTCGCGGCTAAAGCCGCTCCACCACCCAGTCGATGCACGCCGTCAGCGCGCTCACGTCCTCCGGATCGATGGCCGGGAACATGCCGACGCGCAGCTGGTTGCGGCCGAGCTTGCGGTACGGCTCGGTGTCGACGATGCCGTTGGCGCGCAGCGTCTTGGCGACGGCGGCCGCGTCGACGTCGTCGGAGAAGTCCACGGTGCCCACCACCTGCGAACGCAGCGCCGGGTCGGCGACGAACGGCGTCGCGAACGACGCGGCCTCGGCCCAGCTGTAGAGCCGCTGCGACGAGTCCGCGGTGCGCTTGACCGCCCAGTCCAGCCCGCCGTTGCCCAGCATCCAGTCGATCTGCTCGGCGAACAGGATCAGGGTGCCGATCGCCGGGGTGTTGTAGGTCTGGTTCTTGAGGCTGTTCTCGATCGCGATCGGCAGCGACAGGAACTCCGGCACCCAGCGGCCCGACGCCTTGACGGCCTCCACCCGGGCCAGCGCGGCCGGCGACATGATCGCGATCCACAGGCCGCCGTCACTGGCGAAGTTCTTCTGCGGCGCGAAGTAGTAGACGTCGGCCTCGCGGATGTCGACGGGCAGACCGCCCGCCGCCGAGGTGGCGTCGATGGCGATCAGCGCGTCGCCGGAACCCTCCGGGCGCTGCACCGGCACCGCGACACCGGTCGAGGTCTCGTTGTGGGCCCAGCCGATCAGGTCGACCGACGGGTCCGACTGCGGTTTGGGTGCCGAGCCCGGGTCGGCCTTGATGATCACCGGGTCGCCGACGAACGGGTTCTTGGCCACCGCCGAGGCGAACTTGGAGCTGAACTCGCCGTAGGTCAGGTGCAGCGAGCGCTTGTCGACCAGGCCGAACGCCGCGGCGTCCCAGAACGCGGTGGAGCCGCCGTTGCCGAGGATCACCTCGTAGCCGTCGGGCAGCGAGAACAGCTGGCGCAGCCCGTCGCGGACCCGGCCGACCAGGTTCTTCACCGGGGCCTGGCGGTGCGAGGTGCCGAACAGGTCACCGGCGGCGGCCAGGGCGGCGAGCTGCTCGGGGCGCACCTTGGAGGGCCCGCAGCCGAAGCGGCCGTCGCGCGGTTTGAGGTCGGCAGGAATCGTCAGGTCGGCCATGCGACCAGCCTAGTGACCGGCGGAATGTGAGCTGACCGGCAGGGGGTGGCCCACTGATTGAGAAAAACATCTCAACACGCTGTGTTCTCTGCATCGATTCGATAAATTTTTCATCACGGTCGGGGGACTGTGGATGCAACCATCGAGGGGACATCGTGAATACGCGTAAGGCTGCGGTCCCGCCGATCTGTGCGGCGGCCGCGACGCTGGCTCTGCTGGGTGGCGCCACCGCCCCCGCGCACGCCGACGAGGGCTCTGACCTGCTCAATCTCATCAACGCCACCCGCGCGGCCAACGGCTGCGGTCCGCTGACGCCGAACCCGGTGCTGGCGGCGGCCGCGGCCCGGCACGCCACCGATGTCCTGGTCAACGGCGCGGTCGGACATGTCGGCACCGACGGCTCATCGATCTCACAGCGGGTACGCGACGCCGGCTACACCACCGGCGCCACGGTCGGCGAGGTGGTGTTCTGGGGCACCGGCGCGGCCAAGAACCCGGCGGCCGCGGTCGACTGGTGGATGAACAGCCCCGGCCACCGCGCGATCATCACCGACTGCAGCTTCACCGAGGCCGGCTTCTCCACCGTGAGCAACGGCCTGAAGATGACCGCCACCGGCGACTTCGCCAAACGGCGCTGACCCTTTAACAGCGAGCGCCCGTGTGACGGGCGTCACATGACCGACTGAACTGGCCTGCGGGTCACATCCGCGACAAGTGCTATTCCCGGTATGCGATACCTGCGGTACCGTGTTCGACAACGAAGGCGGATTTGTCAACCTCGCTGAGGAGGTCGGAATGGCCACTACTCGTATGGTCCGGCGCTGGCGCCGCAACATGGAGGTCACGGACGACGCCGACTACGTCGACACGCTCACCACGCTGTCCGAGGGGGCGGTGCGGCGGAACTTCAACCCGTACACCGACATCGACTGGGATTCACCGGAGTTCGCGGTGACGCCGAATGACCCGCGCTGGGTGCTGCCTGCCACCGACCCGCTCGGCGGGCACCCCTGGTACCAGGCCCAGCCGCTGGAGCGGCAGATCCAGATCGGGATGTGGCGGCAGGCCAACGTCGCGAAGGTGGGCCTGCAGTTCGAGATCATCCTCATCCGCGGGCTGACCAACTACGCGTTCTGGGTGCCCAACGGGTCCCCGGAATACCGCTACTGCCTGCACGAATCGGTCGAAGAGTGCAACCACACCATGATGTTCCAGGAGATGGTGAACCGCATCGGCGCCGACGTGCCCGGCATGCCGCGGCTGCTGCGGTGGCTGTCGCCGTTCATCCCGCTGGTCGCCGGACCCCTGCCGGTGCCGTTCTTCTTCGGCGTGCTCGCCGGTGAGGAGCCGATCGACCACACCCAGAAGAACGTGCTGCGCGAGGGCAAGGACCTGCACCCGATCATGGAGCGGGTGATGGCGATCCACGTCGCCGAGGAGGCCCGCCACATCTCGTTCGCGCACGAGTATCTGCGCAAGCGGCTGCCGAAGCTGACCCGCTGGCAGCGGTTCTGGCTGTCGCTGAACGTGCCGATCATCATGCGGGTGCTGTGCCAGGCGATCATCGTGCCGCCCAAGGCGTTCTGGCGGGAGTTCGACATCCCGCGGTCGGTGCGCAAGGAGCTGTTCTTCCGCGCGCCGAAGTCCCGCCAGTTCCTGCGCGACATGTTCGGTGACGTCCGGATGCTGTGCTACGACACCGGTCTGATGAACCCGCTCGCCAAGCTGGTGTGGCGGCTGTGCAAGATCGACGGCCCGCCCAGCCGCTACCGCAGCGAGCCGGCCCGTCAGCACGTCATCGCCGCGTAGGGGGCGTCGTGCCTCACGTCATCACCCAGTCGTGCTGCAGCGACGGGTCGTGTGTCTACGCGTGCCCGGTCAACTGCATCCACCCGACGCCGGACGAGCCGGAGTTCGCCACGGCCGAGATGCTCTACATCGACCCGGTCGCCTGCGTGGACTGTGGTGCGTGCGTGACGGCATGCCCGGTCGGCGCGATCAGCCACGACTCGAAGCTGACCCCGCAGCAGCTGCCCTTCGTCGCGCTCAACGCCGCGTACTACCCGCAGCGGGAGGGCAAGCTGCCGCCGACGTCGAAGCTGGCCCCGGTGCTCGAGGCGCCGAAGGTGTTCCCGCGCAAGGGGCATCCGCTGACCGTCGCGATCGTCGGCTCCGGGCCCGCGGCGATGTACGCGGCCGACGAGCTGCTCACCCAGAAGGGTGTGCAGGTCAACGTCTTCGAGAAGCTGCCCACCCCGTACGGGCTGGTGCGCGCCGGTGTGGCACCCGACCACCAGAGCACCAAGCGGGTGACCCGGCTGTTCGACCGGATCGCCGCGCAGCCCGGGTTCCGGTTCTTCCTCAACGTCGAGGTCGGGTCCCACCTGACCCACGAGGAGCTGATGGCGCACCACCACGCGGTGCTGTACGCCGTCGGCGCGCCCACCGACCGTCGCCTCGACATCGAGGGGATGGACCTGCCCGGCACCGGGACCGCCACCGAGGTGGTCGCCTGGTACAACGGGCATCCCGACTTCGCCTCGCTGCCGGTCGATCTCGGGCATGACCGGGCCGTCATCGTCGGCAACGGCAACGTCGCGCTCGACGTCGCGCGGATTCTGACCACCGATCCCGACGTGCTCGCCCGCACCGATATCTCCGAGGCGGCGCTGGCCGCGCTGCGGGCCTCACGGATCACCGAGGTGGTGGTGGCCGCGCGGCGCGGACCCGCGCAGTCGGCGTTCACCCTGCCCGAGCTGATCGGTCTGACGTCGACGTGCGAGGTGGTGCTGTCCGCCGAGGACCACGACGCGGTCATCCGGGCTCTCGGAACCACCCAGGATCCGTTGACGCGCAACAAGTTGCAGGTGCTCAGCAAGCTGGGTGACGCGTCCGCGCCGGTCACCCGGCCGCGGATCCGGCTGGCCTACCACCTGACACCGACCCGGGTCGCCGGCGCGGCGCGCGCCGAGGCGGTCGAGTTCACCCGCACCGGCACCGACGAGGTGGTGCGGATCGACGCCGGGCTGGTGCTGAGCTCGATCGGATACCGCGGCAAGCCGATTCCGGGTCTGCCGTTCGACGAGGAGCGGGCGGTGGTGCCCAACGACGGCGGCCGCGTCGTCGACCCGCGCACCGGGGAACGCGTCCGCGGCAGCTACGTCGCCGGGTGGATCAAACGCGGGCCGACCGGGTTCATCGGCACCAACAAGTCGTGTGCCGCGCAGACCGTGCGCAACCTGGTCGACGACTACAACGCCGGGGTACTGCGCGACCCCGCCGCCCGTCCGGCCGCGCTGGACAAGCTGGTGCGCGACAGGCGGCCCGGGGTACTGGACGCGGCGGGTTGGCACGCGATCGACGCCG from Mycolicibacterium phlei harbors:
- the serC gene encoding phosphoserine transaminase, whose translation is MADLTIPADLKPRDGRFGCGPSKVRPEQLAALAAAGDLFGTSHRQAPVKNLVGRVRDGLRQLFSLPDGYEVILGNGGSTAFWDAAAFGLVDKRSLHLTYGEFSSKFASAVAKNPFVGDPVIIKADPGSAPKPQSDPSVDLIGWAHNETSTGVAVPVQRPEGSGDALIAIDATSAAGGLPVDIREADVYYFAPQKNFASDGGLWIAIMSPAALARVEAVKASGRWVPEFLSLPIAIENSLKNQTYNTPAIGTLILFAEQIDWMLGNGGLDWAVKRTADSSQRLYSWAEAASFATPFVADPALRSQVVGTVDFSDDVDAAAVAKTLRANGIVDTEPYRKLGRNQLRVGMFPAIDPEDVSALTACIDWVVERL
- a CDS encoding FAD-dependent oxidoreductase, whose translation is MPHVITQSCCSDGSCVYACPVNCIHPTPDEPEFATAEMLYIDPVACVDCGACVTACPVGAISHDSKLTPQQLPFVALNAAYYPQREGKLPPTSKLAPVLEAPKVFPRKGHPLTVAIVGSGPAAMYAADELLTQKGVQVNVFEKLPTPYGLVRAGVAPDHQSTKRVTRLFDRIAAQPGFRFFLNVEVGSHLTHEELMAHHHAVLYAVGAPTDRRLDIEGMDLPGTGTATEVVAWYNGHPDFASLPVDLGHDRAVIVGNGNVALDVARILTTDPDVLARTDISEAALAALRASRITEVVVAARRGPAQSAFTLPELIGLTSTCEVVLSAEDHDAVIRALGTTQDPLTRNKLQVLSKLGDASAPVTRPRIRLAYHLTPTRVAGAARAEAVEFTRTGTDEVVRIDAGLVLSSIGYRGKPIPGLPFDEERAVVPNDGGRVVDPRTGERVRGSYVAGWIKRGPTGFIGTNKSCAAQTVRNLVDDYNAGVLRDPAARPAALDKLVRDRRPGVLDAAGWHAIDAAEVARGGADRPRAKFLTVAEMLAAAANAPAPPLGRRILAGLRR
- the sepH gene encoding septation protein SepH, with product MRELRVVGLDVDGRRIICEADGSGEKFILRPDDRLRAAVRGDKVAPSSPSTETETPNVLRPKEIQARIRAGASVEQVAQMAGVDVGRVERFAHPVLLERARAAELATAAHPVLADGPSVLTLLETVTTAMIARGLDPDATSWDAWRNEDGRWTVQLAWKAGHTDNVAHFRYTPGSHGGTVTAFDDAARELLDPNFSRPLRPVAALPEPEPEPAVEPVAEAEPTLPIETPVQQAAPQAQPEPEPAPEPEPEPAPKPKPARARKAKARPAVPAWEDVLLGVRSSGQR
- a CDS encoding AurF N-oxygenase family protein, with translation MATTRMVRRWRRNMEVTDDADYVDTLTTLSEGAVRRNFNPYTDIDWDSPEFAVTPNDPRWVLPATDPLGGHPWYQAQPLERQIQIGMWRQANVAKVGLQFEIILIRGLTNYAFWVPNGSPEYRYCLHESVEECNHTMMFQEMVNRIGADVPGMPRLLRWLSPFIPLVAGPLPVPFFFGVLAGEEPIDHTQKNVLREGKDLHPIMERVMAIHVAEEARHISFAHEYLRKRLPKLTRWQRFWLSLNVPIIMRVLCQAIIVPPKAFWREFDIPRSVRKELFFRAPKSRQFLRDMFGDVRMLCYDTGLMNPLAKLVWRLCKIDGPPSRYRSEPARQHVIAA
- a CDS encoding DUF2537 domain-containing protein; protein product: MTDDSTPWAMGLTVAAFVAAIVGAAVVVLSLGLMRVHPLLAVGLNFVAVGGLAPTVWGWRQRPVWRWFVLGSGVGVAVAWLVVFASFLSG
- a CDS encoding MarR family winged helix-turn-helix transcriptional regulator gives rise to the protein MKDGDGRLANDLSLAVIRLARQLRFRRPDSPISLSQLSALTTLAKEGAMTPGALAERERVRPPSMTRIIASLSELGLVNRMAHPDDGRQILVSVSPAGIDLIEDERRATQEWLLTRLSHLGAEQRATLLQAAELMTALVDETA
- a CDS encoding CAP domain-containing protein, with product MNTRKAAVPPICAAAATLALLGGATAPAHADEGSDLLNLINATRAANGCGPLTPNPVLAAAAARHATDVLVNGAVGHVGTDGSSISQRVRDAGYTTGATVGEVVFWGTGAAKNPAAAVDWWMNSPGHRAIITDCSFTEAGFSTVSNGLKMTATGDFAKRR
- a CDS encoding TrmH family RNA methyltransferase codes for the protein MSPDVIDVADPSDPRLDDFRDLNSVDRRPDLPSGKGLVIAEGVLVVQRMLASRFTPRAMMGTDRRLQELADDLRDVPAPYYRVDADVMAEVVGFHLNRGVLASASRPAELSVADVLDGARTLAVLEGVNDHENLGSIFRNAAGLGVDAVVFGAGCADPLYRRAVRVSMGHALLVPYAKATSWPAELELLRDNGFRILAMTPAPTARTLADAIAEVGDDKVAFVVGAEGPGLTERTMRAADMRVRIPMSRGTDSLNVATAAALAFYERVRAD